The Dermochelys coriacea isolate rDerCor1 chromosome 7, rDerCor1.pri.v4, whole genome shotgun sequence genome window below encodes:
- the SLC25A45 gene encoding solute carrier family 25 member 45 isoform X1 translates to MPVEEFVAGWISGAVGLALGHPVDTVKVRLQTQSGYRGILDCMIKTYRNETVLGFFKGMSFPLLSVALVNSVMFGAYSNALLYLSATHHHERHANPPSYAHVFTAGSFSGLMQAVVLAPVDLIKVRLQNQTHSYGRRSPVGGPGAQYRGPVHCGACIFREEGMLGLFRGTWALVLRDTPTMAVYFLTYISLCQAVTAPGREPGPMTVLIAGGWAGTVSWALATPMDVIKARLQMDGVKGVSYRGVLDCIRISVRHEGPQVFLKGLALNSIRAFPVNAVTFLSYENILKLIC, encoded by the exons ATGCCCGTGGAGGAGTTTGTGGCTGGCTGGATTTCAG gagctgtggggctggcctTGGGGCATCCAGTGGACACAGTGAAG GTGCGGCTGCAGACGCAGTCTGGCTATCGGGGGATCCTGGATTGCATGATCAAAACGTACCGCAATGAAACG GTCCTAGGCTTCTTTAAGGGGATGAGTTTCCCACTGCTGAGCGTGGCCCTGGTCAACTCAGTGATGTTTGGGGCCTACAGCAATGCCCTGCTCTACCTGAGTGCCACCCACCACCATGAACGTCATGCCAACCCCCCCAGCTACGCCCACGTCTTCACTGCTGGCAGCTTCTCCGGCCTGATGCAG GCCGTGGTCCTGGCTCCTGTTGACCTGATCAAAGTTCGGCTTCAGAACCAGACTCACTCCTATGGGCGGAGGAGTCCAGTGGGGGGCCCTGGAGCCCAGTACCGGGGCCCTGTGCACTGTGGTGCCTGCATATTCCGTGAGGAGGGGATGCTGGGCCTGTTCCGGGGCACCTGGGCCCTGGTGCTGCGAGATACACCCACTATGGCCGTCTACTTCCTCACATACATCAGTCTGTGCCAGGCTGTGACAGCGCCGGGGAGAGAACCGG GCCCGATGACAGTCCTCATAGCTGGGGGTTGGGCTGGCACAGTCTCCTGGGCCTTAGCCACGCCCATGGATGTGATCAAGGCCCGGCTCCAGATGGACGGGGTGAAGGGAGTGTCCTACCGCGGTGTCTTGGATTGCATCCGCATCAGCGTTCGGCATGAGGGACCCCAGGTTTTCCTAAAGGGCCTTGCCCTGAACAGTATCCGTGCCTTCCCTGTCAACGCGGTGACCTTCTTGAGCTACGAGAACATCCTGAAACTCATCTGCtga
- the SLC25A45 gene encoding solute carrier family 25 member 45 isoform X2, whose product MPVEEFVAGWISGAVGLALGHPVDTVKVRLQTQSGYRGILDCMIKTYRNETAVVLAPVDLIKVRLQNQTHSYGRRSPVGGPGAQYRGPVHCGACIFREEGMLGLFRGTWALVLRDTPTMAVYFLTYISLCQAVTAPGREPGPMTVLIAGGWAGTVSWALATPMDVIKARLQMDGVKGVSYRGVLDCIRISVRHEGPQVFLKGLALNSIRAFPVNAVTFLSYENILKLIC is encoded by the exons ATGCCCGTGGAGGAGTTTGTGGCTGGCTGGATTTCAG gagctgtggggctggcctTGGGGCATCCAGTGGACACAGTGAAG GTGCGGCTGCAGACGCAGTCTGGCTATCGGGGGATCCTGGATTGCATGATCAAAACGTACCGCAATGAAACG GCCGTGGTCCTGGCTCCTGTTGACCTGATCAAAGTTCGGCTTCAGAACCAGACTCACTCCTATGGGCGGAGGAGTCCAGTGGGGGGCCCTGGAGCCCAGTACCGGGGCCCTGTGCACTGTGGTGCCTGCATATTCCGTGAGGAGGGGATGCTGGGCCTGTTCCGGGGCACCTGGGCCCTGGTGCTGCGAGATACACCCACTATGGCCGTCTACTTCCTCACATACATCAGTCTGTGCCAGGCTGTGACAGCGCCGGGGAGAGAACCGG GCCCGATGACAGTCCTCATAGCTGGGGGTTGGGCTGGCACAGTCTCCTGGGCCTTAGCCACGCCCATGGATGTGATCAAGGCCCGGCTCCAGATGGACGGGGTGAAGGGAGTGTCCTACCGCGGTGTCTTGGATTGCATCCGCATCAGCGTTCGGCATGAGGGACCCCAGGTTTTCCTAAAGGGCCTTGCCCTGAACAGTATCCGTGCCTTCCCTGTCAACGCGGTGACCTTCTTGAGCTACGAGAACATCCTGAAACTCATCTGCtga
- the TIGD3 gene encoding tigger transposable element-derived protein 3: MELNGKKKLHALSLAEKIQVLEMLDESKMSQSEVARRFQVSQPQISRICKNKEKLLADWCSGTANRERKRKRESKYSSIDEALLCWFHIARTKMWDVTGPMLLQKAKELADIMGQEFVPSIGWLVRWKRRNNVCFGQRHPVRAVHTPEPLYNKGPVPASLSLPQLLKDFAPENVFGCGEVVLLYKAMPGREREGREWLCVVLCVNRSGTEKRKPVVVGRRLAPRCFFGVNTEALPVLYRSSTDGQLTPELFSEWLIDFDREMGRQHRSVALVLDAERRCPEPEPANIRLVFLPPQPRHNDGPSLCPLHPDLIRDFKSRYKRRLLGKVSSIGNETDSSPTSIAASITMLDALHMVAAAWDKVQPSLVEQCFGEAGCSTGKGSLGSSSHAPPRGMSPEEFQSFVDMETELACPPALPPARAYKEEEEEEQEGEDLFGSLPTKADALKALGTLRRWFECNGSAEGVFQQFYSCEEEVERLCCQ; this comes from the coding sequence ATGGAGCTGAACGGGAAGAAGAAACTTCATGCTCTTTCCTTGGCAGAGAAGATCCAGGTGCTGGAGATGCTGGACGAATCCAAGATGTCCCAGTCAGAGGTGGCCCGTCGCTTCCAAGTCTCCCAGCCCCAGATCTCCCGCATCTGCAAGAACAAGGAGAAGCTGTTGGCTGACTGGTGCAGCGGGACAGCCAACCGGGAGCGGAAGCGCAAGCGGGAGTCTAAATACAGCAGCATCGATGAGGCCCTGTTATGCTGGTTCCACATTGCCCGCACCAAGATGTGGGACGTCACGGGACCCATGCTGCTCCAGAAAGCCAAGGAGCTTGCGGACATCATGGGCCAGGAGTTTGTGCCTAGCATCGGCTGGCTGGTGCGGTGGAAGCGCCGTAACAATGTCTGCTTTGGCCAGCGACACCCGGTACGAGCTGTCCACACCCCGGAGCCCCTGTACAACAAGGGGCCGGTGCCGGCTtccctcagcctgccccagctgctgAAGGATTTTGCCCCGGAGAACGTTTTTGGCTGCGGGGAGGTGGTGCTCCTGTATAAGGCCATGCCTGGCAGGGAgcgggagggcagggagtggctgtGCGTGGTGCTGTGTGTGAACAGGAGCGGCACGGAGAAGCGGAAGCCCGTGGTGGTCGGCAGGCGGCTGGCTCCGCGATGTTTCTTTGGGGTCAACACGGAAGCTTTGCCGGTCCTTTACCGCAGCAGCACCGATGGGCAGCTGACACCAGAGCTCTTCTCGGAGTGGCTGATAGACTTTGACCGGGAGATGGGCCGGCAGCACCGCAGTGTGGCACTGGTGCTGGATGCTGAGCGGCGCTGCCCCGAGCCAGAGCCTGCCAACATCCGCCTGGTCTTCCTGCCCCCGCAGCCTCGCCACAATGACGGCCCCTCGCTCTGCCCGCTCCACCCCGACCTCATCCGGGATTTCAAGTCCCGCTACAAGCGCAGGCTTCTGGGCAAAGTGTCCTCCATCGGCAACGAGACCGAcagctcccccacctccatcGCCGCCTCCATCACCATGCTGGATGCCCTCCACATGGTGGCAGCCGCTTGGGACAAAGTCCAGCCCTCCCTGGTGGAACAGTGCTTTGGGGAGGCCGGCTGCTCCACGGGGAAGGGGTCCCTGGGGTcctccagccatgccccccccAGGGGGATGAGCCCGGAAGAATTCCAGAGCTTTGTTGACATGGAGACGGAGCTGGcctgtcccccagccctgcccccagccagggcctacaaggaggaggaagaggaggagcaggagggggaggacCTTTTTGGCAGCCTGCCCACCAAGGCCGATGCCCTGAAGGCCCTGGGGACTCTGCGGCGCTGGTTTGAGTGCAACGGCTCGGCCGAGGGGGTCTTCCAGCAGTTCTACAGCTgcgaggaggaggtggagcggctGTGCTGCCAGTGA